One window of [Limnothrix rosea] IAM M-220 genomic DNA carries:
- a CDS encoding HEAT repeat domain-containing protein — protein sequence MGYVETDPAIATQQPTVHQFLHLCAETNIAKIPLAAEWGLQLLMEGDFHERWRITKVLGKVGDSILPQLLAIAENPAQDIELRWFAIRILGQYRQPDIIARLLVLIENCQEEFLADEIVRALVQLEEQATDYIVPLLHEVETRLLAVKALCKVRYSNIVEPLLSVVEDDNPEIRELAIEALGSFRHPRIFTFLLAALKDPASKVRIEAIRALGFWTNYADKDIIFQRVSPLLYDHNLDVCQQAGLALSRLQNADAVEAIATVIQATTTPLALKKELVQALGWIDQAASLQALGDILPQASEPLTLEIIKVIGRIDSGDRQEQGTKLLLDFWRQQTQLPKKDLRQAFVYALGQLKQPIAQETLRQLSHDADSAVRLHAIAALNKLPRTKT from the coding sequence ATGGGTTATGTCGAAACTGACCCGGCGATCGCCACACAACAGCCTACAGTTCATCAATTTTTACATCTTTGCGCAGAGACCAATATTGCCAAGATTCCCCTTGCAGCGGAATGGGGACTACAGCTTTTAATGGAAGGGGATTTCCATGAGCGTTGGCGCATTACTAAAGTTTTAGGGAAGGTTGGCGACTCGATTTTGCCTCAACTACTGGCGATCGCCGAAAATCCAGCTCAAGATATAGAGTTACGCTGGTTTGCCATTCGTATTTTGGGTCAATATCGTCAACCAGACATTATCGCGCGATTGCTTGTTCTGATCGAAAATTGTCAAGAAGAGTTTCTCGCGGACGAAATTGTGCGAGCGCTGGTGCAGCTAGAAGAGCAAGCCACAGATTATATTGTGCCGCTCCTTCATGAAGTGGAGACTCGCCTATTGGCGGTAAAAGCTTTGTGTAAGGTTCGCTATAGCAATATTGTGGAACCTTTGCTCAGTGTTGTAGAGGATGACAATCCGGAGATTCGAGAATTAGCGATTGAAGCCCTAGGCAGTTTCCGCCATCCACGGATTTTCACTTTTTTATTGGCAGCTCTCAAAGATCCAGCGAGTAAAGTCCGCATTGAGGCAATTCGCGCTTTGGGGTTTTGGACAAACTACGCGGATAAAGACATTATTTTTCAACGGGTTTCGCCGCTGCTCTACGACCATAACCTTGATGTTTGCCAACAGGCCGGCCTCGCCCTGAGTCGTCTCCAAAATGCTGATGCGGTAGAGGCGATCGCCACGGTTATCCAAGCTACCACCACTCCCCTCGCCCTAAAAAAAGAACTTGTCCAAGCTTTAGGGTGGATTGATCAAGCCGCCAGCCTGCAAGCATTAGGCGATATTTTGCCGCAGGCATCGGAGCCCCTTACCCTCGAAATTATTAAAGTCATTGGCCGCATCGATAGCGGCGATCGCCAAGAACAAGGCACAAAACTTCTTCTGGATTTTTGGCGACAACAAACACAATTACCCAAAAAAGATTTGCGACAAGCCTTTGTCTATGCCCTCGGCCAACTCAAACAACCCATTGCCCAAGAAACTTTACGACAACTCAGTCACGACGCAGATTCCGCCGTCAGACTCCATGCCATAGCAGCCCTCAACAAACTGCCAAGAACAAAGACTTAG
- a CDS encoding anthranilate phosphoribosyltransferase family protein encodes MSSEFRKLLRKVGSGKHTSKGLTRPEATTALQMMVDGAATPAQIGAFLISHRIKRPTGIELAGMLDFYDSRSQKLQPICPDKTVYILGIPYDGRSRTAPISPIVSLMLKASGVPVVMHGGDRLPTKYGLPLIEIWQALGLRFNRLDVRQYQAFFETEEFALCYTPTFLPESKALNTYREELGKRPPIATIELVWSPYSGTNSHTIAGYVHPPTESIIRDTFTERKQAPYTLIKGLEGSGDLRISQVTIVATHENTDASGVKYLKPDPYIYNLGGKDVPLESAESYIENLTALLQGEKNDLFNTAVWNGAFYLWHCGIAEDLEAGVAAAKTLILEGTLQDTLIRLKSTLDQL; translated from the coding sequence ATGAGCAGCGAATTTCGCAAACTTTTAAGAAAAGTTGGTAGTGGTAAACATACAAGCAAAGGCCTAACCCGACCTGAGGCGACAACAGCATTACAGATGATGGTCGATGGGGCTGCCACACCTGCTCAAATTGGTGCATTTTTGATTTCCCATCGCATTAAACGACCAACGGGTATTGAGTTGGCCGGCATGCTTGATTTTTATGATTCTCGGAGCCAAAAATTACAACCCATTTGCCCCGATAAAACCGTTTATATTTTGGGTATTCCCTACGACGGTCGTTCTCGCACTGCGCCCATATCGCCCATTGTTTCACTCATGCTCAAGGCCTCTGGTGTACCTGTGGTGATGCATGGTGGCGATCGCCTACCGACAAAATACGGCTTACCTCTCATAGAAATCTGGCAAGCACTAGGTTTAAGATTTAACCGATTAGACGTGCGCCAATATCAAGCATTTTTTGAAACGGAAGAATTCGCATTATGCTATACCCCAACTTTTTTACCAGAGAGTAAAGCGCTAAACACCTATCGCGAAGAACTCGGCAAACGTCCCCCCATTGCCACCATAGAGCTCGTTTGGTCTCCCTACTCTGGAACCAATAGCCACACCATCGCAGGCTATGTTCATCCCCCCACAGAAAGCATTATTCGCGATACTTTTACCGAGAGAAAACAAGCGCCATACACTTTAATTAAAGGCCTAGAGGGCAGCGGCGATCTGCGCATTTCCCAGGTCACGATTGTTGCCACCCATGAGAACACAGATGCCAGTGGCGTAAAATACCTGAAGCCTGATCCCTATATCTACAATCTAGGCGGCAAGGATGTTCCCCTTGAATCAGCAGAAAGTTATATCGAAAATTTAACAGCATTATTGCAAGGCGAAAAAAATGACCTGTTTAACACAGCGGTTTGGAATGGGGCATTTTATCTGTGGCACTGCGGTATTGCTGAAGATCTAGAAGCGGGTGTTGCAGCAGCGAAAACTTTAATCCTTGAAGGGACATTGCAAGATACTTTGATAAGACTTAAATCGACGCTGGATCAATTGTAA
- a CDS encoding glycosyltransferase family 4 protein — protein sequence MRILVLSWEFPPRIVGGIARHVGELYPEVVKLGYGVDLVTIRTDDLPAQEVVEGINVYRVTVAENERFFDWVTAMNDAMIVFGRGFLAGRTDVCLIHAHDWLVGDAAIALKQEFQLPLVATIHATEYGRHNGIHTETHAYIAAKEQALVNEAWRIIVCSQYMRHELECALNVSWQKMDVIFNGIRSEKKQHSSQFDRRAFRRRFAPDDQKIVYYVGRLTYEKGISVLIDAAPRVLEMMQGKVKFVIIGGGHHEHLKQQAWNVGLSEACEFTGFMPDEDLDRFQTIADCAVFPSLYEPFGIVVLESFAAKVPVVVSNAGGLSEVVTHEKTGIVTYANVASSLAWGILEVLQHPEYAKTLVENAYADLPKRFNWSELAKQTVAVFERVVRERSPEMDA from the coding sequence ATGCGTATTTTGGTCTTGAGTTGGGAGTTTCCGCCACGGATTGTTGGTGGTATTGCCCGTCATGTTGGAGAATTGTATCCGGAAGTTGTGAAGTTAGGGTATGGTGTCGATTTAGTGACGATCCGCACTGATGATCTGCCGGCGCAAGAGGTGGTTGAGGGTATTAATGTTTATCGGGTGACGGTAGCTGAAAACGAACGGTTTTTTGATTGGGTTACTGCGATGAATGATGCGATGATTGTTTTTGGTCGTGGGTTTCTCGCGGGGCGAACTGATGTTTGTTTAATTCACGCCCATGATTGGTTAGTGGGTGATGCGGCGATCGCCCTGAAGCAAGAATTTCAATTGCCGTTAGTTGCAACGATCCATGCAACAGAATATGGACGACATAATGGCATTCACACTGAAACCCATGCGTATATTGCAGCGAAGGAGCAGGCTTTGGTCAATGAGGCTTGGCGCATCATTGTTTGTAGTCAATATATGCGTCACGAATTAGAGTGTGCTTTAAATGTTTCGTGGCAGAAAATGGATGTAATTTTCAATGGTATTCGCTCGGAAAAAAAACAACATTCGTCACAGTTTGATCGCCGGGCTTTTCGGCGGCGGTTTGCACCTGATGATCAAAAAATTGTTTATTATGTTGGACGCTTAACCTACGAAAAAGGGATTAGTGTGCTGATTGATGCTGCTCCTCGCGTTTTAGAGATGATGCAGGGAAAAGTGAAATTTGTAATTATTGGTGGCGGTCACCATGAGCACCTAAAACAACAGGCTTGGAATGTAGGGCTGTCGGAAGCCTGCGAATTTACGGGTTTTATGCCCGATGAAGATCTTGATCGCTTTCAGACGATCGCCGACTGTGCGGTATTTCCTAGTTTGTATGAGCCGTTTGGCATTGTTGTTTTAGAAAGTTTTGCGGCCAAGGTGCCAGTGGTTGTGTCTAATGCTGGGGGTTTATCGGAGGTTGTGACCCACGAAAAAACTGGGATTGTCACCTATGCTAATGTTGCTAGTTCTTTGGCTTGGGGCATTTTAGAGGTGCTGCAACATCCTGAATATGCGAAAACTCTTGTGGAAAACGCCTATGCGGATTTGCCAAAGCGTTTCAATTGGTCGGAGTTGGCAAAGCAAACGGTTGCTGTTTTTGAGCGGGTCGTTCGGGAGCGATCGCCGGAAATGGATGCGTAA
- the trxA gene encoding thioredoxin, with product MSKTAPVTDATFQEEVLESEVPVLVDFWAPWCGPCRMVAPVVEEIADQYQEQIKVFKLNTDENPSVASEYGIRSIPTLMIFKDGKKMDMVVGAVPKTTLATAIDKHL from the coding sequence ATGTCAAAAACTGCCCCAGTCACAGACGCAACCTTTCAAGAAGAAGTTCTCGAAAGCGAAGTCCCCGTTCTAGTCGATTTTTGGGCTCCTTGGTGTGGTCCCTGTCGTATGGTCGCTCCTGTTGTAGAGGAGATTGCTGACCAGTACCAAGAGCAAATTAAAGTGTTCAAACTCAATACTGATGAGAATCCTAGCGTTGCTAGTGAGTATGGTATTCGCAGTATTCCCACTCTCATGATCTTCAAAGACGGCAAGAAAATGGATATGGTCGTTGGTGCTGTCCCCAAAACAACACTGGCAACGGCGATTGATAAACATCTCTAG
- the truB gene encoding tRNA pseudouridine(55) synthase TruB, which yields MVGDRQKFAGWGFINLNKPAGWTSHDCIAKLRRLLGLKKIGHGGTLDPMATGVLPVAVGKATRLLPYLPKAKVYKAVIRFGVRTATDDLEGAAIAEIPCPNLTLAEVTAQLPKFRGKITQIPPAFSAIKKDGKPLYELARQGIEVEVPSREVEILALNILGWRSGDFPELDLEVHCGEGTYIRAIARDLGVTLGTGATLAGLVRTASGGFSLEHSLTIEAIETQLEKQTFICQRPNQLLQHLHHLVLQENQAIAWSFGQKIPWVAPPVAVGKALGVYDTAEQFLGIGEFKPSKTEADQLVLAPRLVMFGK from the coding sequence ATGGTTGGCGATCGCCAGAAATTTGCGGGATGGGGTTTTATTAATTTAAATAAGCCTGCGGGTTGGACCTCCCACGACTGTATTGCTAAGCTACGCCGCTTACTCGGACTCAAAAAAATTGGCCATGGTGGCACCTTGGATCCCATGGCGACCGGGGTTTTACCTGTAGCGGTGGGCAAGGCCACTAGGCTGTTGCCATATTTACCCAAGGCGAAGGTTTACAAAGCGGTTATTCGATTTGGGGTGAGAACTGCAACGGATGATCTAGAAGGGGCGGCGATCGCCGAAATACCTTGTCCAAATCTAACTTTGGCGGAAGTCACGGCACAACTTCCTAAATTTAGGGGAAAAATCACGCAGATTCCCCCGGCCTTTAGTGCCATTAAAAAAGATGGCAAGCCCCTTTATGAGTTGGCAAGGCAGGGCATTGAGGTAGAAGTACCAAGTCGAGAAGTGGAAATCTTGGCGCTGAATATCTTAGGTTGGCGATCGGGGGATTTTCCAGAGCTAGATCTAGAGGTGCATTGCGGTGAGGGGACTTACATCCGGGCGATCGCCCGCGACCTCGGTGTAACCCTAGGTACTGGGGCGACCCTAGCTGGTTTAGTGCGTACAGCGAGTGGTGGATTTAGCCTAGAACACAGCCTCACTATCGAAGCTATTGAAACGCAATTAGAAAAGCAAACCTTCATTTGCCAAAGACCAAATCAGCTTTTGCAACATCTACATCATCTTGTCTTACAAGAAAATCAGGCGATCGCCTGGAGTTTTGGACAAAAGATTCCTTGGGTCGCTCCCCCCGTTGCCGTCGGTAAAGCCTTGGGCGTTTACGATACAGCGGAGCAATTTCTGGGTATTGGAGAGTTTAAACCCAGTAAAACAGAAGCTGACCAACTTGTACTAGCCCCCCGTCTCGTGATGTTTGGCAAATAA
- the ilvA gene encoding threonine ammonia-lyase, biosynthetic: MSCDYLIEILNARVYDVAKESPLEKAPNLSTRLNNNVLLKREDLQSVFSFKLRGAYNKMANLSPAQLQCGVIAASAGNHAQGVALAAKRLGTRAVIVMPVVTPQVKINAVKARGGEVILHGNAYDDAYAHARQLADEQHLTFIHPFDDPHVIAGQGTIGMEILRQCQQPIHAIFVAIGGGGLIAGIAAFVKRVRPDIKIIGVEPIDADAMSQSLAKGERVQLSQVGLFADGVAVRYVGEETFRLCQEYIDEMILVSTDDTCAAIKDVFEDTRSILEPAGALAIAGMKAYVEREGIAGKNLVAVACGANMNFDRLRFVAERAELGEGREAIFAVTIPEQPGSLRKFCRCMGDRNLTEFNYRIADAAEAHIFVGIQIQNRHEIKPLAATFEANGFKTLDLTDDELTKLHLRHMVGGRSEKAENELLYRFEFPECPGALMKFVEAMSPDWNISGFHYRNNGSDYGRIAIAIQVPPHEMDQWQNFLDQLGYRYWDENKNPAYRLFLG, from the coding sequence ATGTCCTGCGATTATCTCATCGAAATTCTTAATGCCCGCGTCTATGACGTTGCAAAGGAAAGTCCCCTCGAAAAAGCGCCCAACCTTTCCACACGTTTAAATAATAATGTGCTGCTGAAGCGCGAAGATTTACAGTCAGTTTTTTCGTTTAAGCTGCGGGGAGCCTATAACAAAATGGCAAATCTTTCCCCAGCACAATTACAATGCGGCGTTATTGCCGCTTCGGCGGGAAACCATGCCCAAGGGGTCGCCTTAGCCGCGAAAAGATTAGGGACGAGGGCAGTGATCGTGATGCCCGTCGTTACGCCTCAGGTCAAAATCAATGCCGTTAAAGCAAGGGGCGGCGAAGTTATTCTCCATGGCAATGCCTACGACGATGCCTATGCCCATGCCCGCCAGCTGGCAGACGAACAGCACCTCACCTTTATTCATCCCTTTGACGACCCCCATGTGATCGCCGGGCAAGGAACCATTGGCATGGAAATTTTACGCCAGTGTCAGCAGCCAATTCACGCTATTTTTGTGGCGATCGGCGGCGGTGGTTTAATTGCAGGGATCGCGGCGTTCGTGAAACGGGTGCGTCCGGACATCAAAATTATTGGTGTCGAGCCTATCGATGCGGATGCCATGAGTCAGTCCCTAGCAAAGGGCGAACGGGTGCAGCTATCGCAGGTTGGTCTTTTTGCTGATGGTGTAGCGGTGCGTTACGTCGGTGAGGAAACCTTTCGTCTTTGTCAGGAATATATTGACGAAATGATTTTGGTCTCCACAGATGATACCTGTGCTGCCATTAAAGATGTTTTTGAAGATACGCGCTCTATTCTTGAACCAGCGGGGGCGCTGGCGATCGCCGGAATGAAAGCCTACGTTGAGCGCGAAGGCATTGCAGGGAAAAATTTGGTAGCCGTTGCCTGCGGTGCCAATATGAATTTTGATCGATTGCGCTTTGTGGCTGAGCGGGCAGAATTAGGGGAAGGGCGCGAAGCCATTTTTGCCGTGACAATCCCAGAGCAACCCGGTAGCCTCCGAAAATTTTGTCGCTGTATGGGCGATCGCAACTTGACCGAATTCAACTATCGCATTGCCGACGCAGCCGAGGCCCACATTTTTGTCGGAATTCAAATCCAAAATCGTCACGAAATTAAACCCTTAGCAGCAACCTTTGAAGCCAATGGCTTTAAAACCCTCGATCTGACCGATGACGAACTCACAAAACTCCACCTCAGGCACATGGTAGGTGGACGCAGCGAAAAAGCCGAAAATGAATTGCTATATCGCTTTGAGTTTCCCGAATGTCCCGGCGCATTAATGAAATTTGTGGAAGCCATGAGCCCCGACTGGAATATTAGCGGCTTCCATTACCGCAACAACGGCTCTGATTATGGACGGATTGCGATCGCCATTCAAGTACCGCCCCACGAAATGGATCAATGGCAAAACTTTTTAGACCAACTCGGCTATCGCTACTGGGATGAAAACAAAAATCCAGCCTACCGACTATTTTTAGGCTAG
- the rpaB gene encoding response regulator transcription factor RpaB, which yields MVESKARILVVDDEIAVRRILNTRLSMIGYDIITAADGDEALEIFWRERPDLVILDVMMPKRDGYYVCQEIRRESDTPIIMLTALGDVADRITGLRFGADDYLVKPFSPKELEARIHCILRRTKKQQDEVEEAGVLRIANLVIDTNRRKVLQNGNVLRLTHIEFDLLHLLVNQAGNPLSRTDILTAIWGYVPRRHSDLRVVDVHVSRLRSKIEEDPRQPEFIITERGTGYLFRKTTTATSPSSIAV from the coding sequence GTGGTAGAGAGTAAGGCAAGAATCCTCGTAGTCGATGACGAAATCGCCGTACGTCGCATTTTAAATACCCGACTCTCCATGATCGGCTACGACATTATCACCGCCGCCGATGGCGACGAAGCCCTCGAAATTTTTTGGCGTGAGCGCCCCGATCTTGTCATCCTCGACGTAATGATGCCAAAGCGCGATGGCTATTATGTTTGCCAAGAAATACGCCGCGAATCCGACACACCGATTATCATGCTGACCGCCCTTGGGGATGTCGCAGATCGCATCACTGGGTTACGTTTTGGGGCCGATGACTATCTCGTGAAACCCTTTTCTCCCAAAGAACTTGAAGCAAGAATTCACTGTATTCTGCGTCGCACCAAGAAACAACAAGATGAAGTTGAAGAAGCTGGCGTTCTGCGCATCGCCAACCTTGTTATTGATACAAATCGCCGCAAAGTCCTACAAAATGGCAATGTATTGCGTCTAACTCACATCGAATTTGACCTCTTACATTTATTGGTGAATCAAGCCGGAAATCCCCTAAGTCGCACAGACATCTTGACTGCAATTTGGGGCTATGTGCCCCGTCGCCACAGTGACCTACGGGTAGTCGATGTCCATGTTTCTCGTCTGCGCTCAAAAATCGAAGAAGATCCCCGCCAGCCCGAATTTATTATTACTGAAAGAGGGACTGGTTATCTTTTCCGGAAGACAACAACTGCCACATCGCCTTCTTCTATTGCTGTATGA
- a CDS encoding ParA family protein, whose amino-acid sequence MALIISTVNMKGGVGKTTLTVNLAACLARHHKKRVLVVDLDSQISATLSLMPPQDFARIRKARRTISYLIETTIKPTLKQSLDINDIICPFIANVQGLDLLPGDIELYDEYLVSEMLHKRAVKDEDTNFQEIWNNFELVLIKKILEPVMDKYDFIIMDCAPGYNLVTRSGLAASDFYILPARPEPLSVVGIQLLQRRIRALRESHQDTDPNNVDPIKLHLLGIVFILSGGTLLNRYYNQVMKRVSDDFTASQIFKNKIPMDVNVAKALDTFQPAVISMPNTSGSKAFMKLASEFINKMKEVGAISDRTAGRVNLADIE is encoded by the coding sequence ATGGCACTCATTATCAGTACCGTCAACATGAAAGGAGGCGTTGGTAAAACAACTCTGACCGTTAATCTTGCCGCTTGTTTAGCTCGCCACCATAAAAAACGTGTACTCGTCGTTGACTTAGATTCTCAGATCAGTGCCACTTTGAGTTTAATGCCACCCCAAGATTTTGCCCGTATCCGTAAAGCAAGGCGCACGATTAGTTATCTCATCGAAACAACAATCAAACCAACCCTGAAGCAATCCCTCGATATTAACGACATCATTTGTCCCTTCATTGCCAATGTGCAAGGCCTAGATCTTTTGCCCGGTGATATTGAGCTATATGACGAATACCTTGTTTCAGAAATGCTCCATAAACGGGCAGTGAAAGACGAAGATACGAATTTTCAAGAAATTTGGAATAACTTCGAGCTCGTTCTCATCAAAAAAATCCTTGAACCTGTGATGGATAAATACGATTTCATCATTATGGACTGTGCGCCCGGCTATAACTTGGTAACCCGTAGTGGGTTGGCGGCTAGTGACTTCTATATCCTGCCAGCCCGTCCAGAACCCCTATCTGTTGTCGGTATTCAGCTACTGCAACGTCGGATTCGAGCCTTACGAGAAAGTCATCAGGACACAGACCCGAATAATGTTGATCCGATCAAATTGCACCTGTTAGGTATTGTATTTATTCTTTCTGGGGGAACGTTACTTAACCGTTACTACAACCAGGTCATGAAACGTGTGAGTGACGACTTTACTGCATCCCAAATCTTTAAAAACAAGATTCCCATGGATGTCAATGTCGCCAAAGCCCTTGATACCTTCCAGCCTGCCGTTATCTCTATGCCCAATACATCTGGTTCGAAGGCCTTTATGAAATTGGCGAGTGAATTTATTAACAAAATGAAGGAAGTGGGTGCAATCTCGGATAGAACTGCTGGCAGGGTAAATTTGGCTGATATTGAATAG